The genomic window aaaacttcttcctGGCATGGCAAGTGGGTAAGAGAAAAATCATATTAATTCTTCTAACACAAAAGGTGGTGGGGATGGGATATATTCATCGTGGAGATGTGTGAAAGGGGGCAAAGTGCATGACATGCAGCACAGCAAgaaccttttccttcttctgcttcctccttttcttgttttactgACTCACTGCAGTGTAAAAAGTCAGTGAGACTTTGGAGTCATAAGCTGCTTTAACTTAAAATAAAGTGGTGTtagatcaagggttggacttgatggtcttggaggtctcttccaacccagttcattctatgattctgtgatttaaaggTGATGCTGAGATCAGATTTTGCTTAAACATAGTTGCTTCTTCAAACATCCCCTGCCTGCTCAGGACCCTGACAGTTTGCTGAGTAACTGCCCACTCAGGTTTGTTCCTTTCCACCTACAGAACCTGCCTGATTTAAACTTTGGTGTTTGAAATAGcagctttaaatgaaaaaaaaataaatcactgggCTCAAATAAAAGATACACACAGTGGCATAAGAGGAAAATGGAGAGAATTGCTTCTATCTTCTATTAACCCTATAAGCTGATGCATGCATGTCTCAACATGAAccaattttgttttttttaaatgattggAAACTTCTTGTAAACGTTCCATTGTTCCAAATGCTTTTGTTCTCTATGTAAAGATTAAAGGCTGTTTAAAATTGGATGTTGTTGAAAGAACCTCTGAAGGTAAATTTACTTTGGAGAAGATGTTTGATCAaaccttctctgcagggcttcAGGTGACCCATTTGCAGTACaagtttttcttgctttgaCACTGTTGACTTGCCACTTTAATTCTTTTCATGTCTTGTGTCATTTCTGATTTATAGCGATCAAATCTTCTTTGGTTTTGGTAGAATGAAAGTTTCATATGAGGAAATCACTCAGAAAAATCAGGCACACTACGAACGTTTCACTTGAAAGCTGTAATAAAATGACAGATCCTTTTGCTTTGGCTGATGCATCAGTTGTTGTTGCAAAAAGCTTTCCCCCAAAAGTTGTCTCAGCTCTTACAAGTGCAGACTAAGTGTTCTTGTTGTTGGGGTGGTGCTTTGCTCAGGAAAGCACAGGCTCCAGCTGGCCAAAATCCAACTGGCCTGACTTCTtgcacaaatatatataatttattctaAGTGAAAGCACAAATCTAAAACCTGAGAGCTTTCACCAGAGGGAGGGGGTTGAGAGTTGATGATAAAAATCTCTGGGTTGAGTCACACATGGAATTGTATTGAAATCCAGAGAGTAAATGTGCAATACTGTTTTCCAGGACAACCTTACCTAAAAGTTGGTGTGTCATGGATTTGCATGAAGGTGTTGGGCATCTTCTCATGGAAGTTGTCTCACCTTGTATGTGTAAGTGAAGTTTATGGcccttttttaaagaaatactgtCCAGAAGGAGTTTTTACAAGGTGACTGTGCAAGTTGCTAAACAAGTTCTTTGCTTTGGCAAGgatgtattttcctttaatattgAGTTTCAGGTACTCCCTGTTCAGAACCAGAAAAACATGGGAAAGTCCATGAtgatgctgtggcagcagccaggagagaTGAAGGATAGaaaagggttttattttgtaaaattaaGAGACTTCAGAGTTTTGGGACAAGTTTGCTGAATGCAGGAGTACATTTAGTAGAAGTATAATTAGGAAACAAATATGAGGATTAAAATCTGTAGGTAACACTCTCCTAAACATTGAGCTCATGAGATATTCCATAATATTTCTAGAGGAGGAAATGCCCAACAGAGCCCTACAGTGCTTTCTAAATCTGCCAAGAGCAGGCCAAGAACAAACAGCAGGTGACCTTTACCAAAATACATCTATACTaaaatgtgtgtatataaaatactgaatttatgGAGCAAAATATTATACTAAAACCCAGCTGACACCCTCCCTAATGCTTCACACACCTTGTGCAGATTGCTTGTGCTTTTCAGGATTTTAGTCTCAGGCTGTGTGAGTTCCACCCCAAAGGTACACAGACAGCTCTGGAGAAAAGGGATTGCTCAATAacgggggaaaaaaagtctcagTTCGCCAGGCAcagtttgctgttttctgtttcttctgataTGGAGCTTAAACCATCAGTTCAAGTGCAGTCCAGGAGAGGAGACACATAAAATGCTGGCTCACCTTTTGCCCTTCCTGGCTCTCAGGCTGCCTCACATGAAGCTGCCACGTCACAAGACTGTGACTTCACCACAgtatttgtttctcttcctgctAGAGAGCATGAAATTTCCCACTGGCAGGAGGATGCAGTGAGTTACCTCCATCCAGGCCAgaacagaaggagaaaacatAACAGGAATCGAGAGGGTCAGAATTGGACTTGAGGGTGCCTTGGTGTAGTTTGGGAGAACCTGTTGTTAAAATCATGGCAAATTGCCCAAAtagctgtttgaaaaaaatgccCATGGTTGACAGATTTCAGGTCTTCTTTTCTGGAGAGCATCTGCTTTGGAGGAGAATTCAAAATTTTTGAGTAGTTCTTCTCTGGTATTCAATGCATGTGCTGGTTTGTAACTGATTAGTTCCACTGTTAATCACTTAATTAATccacttctctttcttctccactCTGTTCTTTGTCTTGATCCTTTTAGCATGGACATGATGCACTTGGAGCTACTTCTGGGTGGTTCATGACAGTAACAAACCTTCCTAAATCTTGGTAGATGGATGGACTTCTGAAAGCTGTACACTGTTACGCAGGACAAAATTCCCTTACAAATAAGGAAAGGAGCAGCCTGGATAGGTCTGGATGTGCATCAGAGATCAGTGCAGGAAAGATATTTATTGTATGCAGACCCTTCCTCCCAAAACCTTTAGAGTCACATGCATGagtgaaggaaaacatttccattGGAGAGTCTTGCTTGCAGGTGAAAGGGTAGGAAGAGTGGATATTGCTGCCAGAAAAGCATCACAGTGAGAATCCTTCTCTTCCTATTCTGTTGGTGCACGGTGGTCACAgtctcctgctctcctctggTTCGTGCAAAGAATCCTCATGGATGAAGCACCACCATCTCCGTTTGTGTCTCACTGCATGGAAAAGTGCAGGAAGGCTTAGGGACAAGGACTTCGTTAAAGTGAACTCTGACATAACCTTAGGGAAGGCTCGGGTGTCCTTACAGGTAACCTGCATCCTTAAAGGTGTGGGTTTTagagcagcactgacaggaaaGTGTGGGGAGAAATGGAAACCTCTCCTAATGCCAAGCTGTTCTCCAGAACATGGAGTGACAGCAGAAGACTGTAGAAGTGACTCACAGAAACAACAGCATGTGCCTTTTTTAACAGGTGTATCTATTTCTTGACAGGAAGGTCTTAAACCATGAACTTTCCAAACTTTTCAGTGAGATGTGGGACCTGGATGTCCACCGCCTTACGCCAGGCAGAGACTACACCATTGATGTGCAGGTAACCAGTGCCAAGTCACCTGAGGATTGAGGGCAGGGTGGTGCTGCAAGAAAAGCTGACTGCAAAAGTGCCTTTCCTGAAAAAAAGTTGCCTGTGCTTTACCATTTCCATTTTCAAGCCCCAACAAGGCAACACCCTGAGCAATTCGGGCTGAATTTGGTGTTGGCCACACCTTGAGCAGAGGTGTCCTGAGTCCTTTCAGGGTGTGAatgatggtttgggtggacagCCTGGGGGACTTGCAGATGGGGACACACATCTGAAGTCATTCTTATGGGAATAAGGGAGGAATTTGAGGAATTCCTGGCTTTTTCCTGGAGAGTGGGGAATAGCACAGAGGTGTGAGTGAAGAGGATTTCAGAGCTGTTGCTTCCAGTCCCAGGGAACTCTGAGGGGGAAGGAGGTATCAGATTTGATGAACAGCCATTTCACTCCTTTCCAGCTCAATGTAAGGCAAACCCAACCCTGTGTTTTGGCCCCAAACTGCAACAGGGCACTGAATATTCAGAATCCAATTTTGTACTCACTTTCTTCTAGTGTTACTCAAACACTTTATTCCAATGTTAATTCATATTATAACATAACATTTTCTCTCACTGACAAACTTGAAATGGGAGTACCTACCTCAAGCCAAAATGTGCATGAGGAAAACTTCTCCCATATGGTTTCTCCATTTGTCAAGAGAACAAGGCTGTAGTTACACCTTGCTCCTGATAAACTGCTACTCATCTTCTGTCCTCTTTCCTTGAGAATGTCCTTTATGAAATAGAAACTGGAAAATTGTCAGCAGAGCCCCCTTAGAACTGCACAGAGAAGGGTGTTATCCAAATCTCCTTTGTATTTAATTGAGTTGGGAGGGAGCCTTGGCTCTATGTTACTTCTGCTTATCATTTATGATAGCACAGTAGCACTGCTGGTTACTGATCAGAGCTGAACTATCACATGGATCATCACAATCATCTGAATCAAGAGAGACATTTCAGGCTCCTACAGAGTCAGAgataatgcatttttctttatgcTGGCAGTTCTTCTGCAATGTCTCTCTTGTTCCACAGGAAGACAATTCCTAACAAAGAATCCTGATGGAGTTTGTTTTGATTGTTACAAAGGCAGGTGCTGTCTCCTCTAAGGACATCTTTACCCCTCACATTGTTTCACTCTGGTGTTTCTCCCAGGGCAAAGCAGgtccagcacagccaggtgaCAGTGCTGTCCAGGACAATGCAGCCAGACATCTCTTCCACCATGTCAATGAAGAACTCCTGAAGAGCATAAAAACTTTTGCAAGTGAGACCCATTTCTGTGTTAATGGTGAACGTGGCAAAAAGAATCCATGCTGGGCTTTTTGTGTTTGCCAAAATATAGCATCATGTATTATTTGGATTGTGGTGAGGATCATCAGGTTGCACATCATTTGAAGGGTGTTGTCACAATGTAGAGGTCACCTCAGCCTCAGGAAGAACATCCTTTTTTGCCTCAGCCAAAATCTGAATTTCTCTGTCAATCTTCCACTACCAAGTGAAAAACATCTTGAGGCtcagagaggctgagagagttgggattgttcagctggagaaggctttggggtgacctcattgtggccttgcagtgaAGAGCccacagggaagatggagagagactatttccaagggcctggagtgacaggacagggggaatggcttcaaactgacagagagagcaggtttaggttggatattagggagaaaACCTCATGTAGGTTCCTGCTGTTATTATTCCTCTGCTGAATTAATGCCCACAGAGCcttgtgccagcacagctcgAGTTCCTAACTCTGTGTCTGTGGTGGTCAGATAGGATTGGGTTTGGTAGGAGGTCATTATTGCTTCAGCACTTGGCTCCATAGGGGCACTCAGTAGCTGTTTAACTTTAAAAAGAGCTTTAAAAAGATCTTCAAAAAGTACAGGAGTCATCTGGCCTTCAGCCACCTCAAGTCCTACACCCAACAGTCCACTTGAAAATGGACTTTGACATATAAAGGAATGGCTTTCTCTAAGGGCTGTCAAGGCATATTCTGTGGCATTTTTTTATTGCAGCACACTCAGGACAAGCAAGTTGaaagtttctctttttctgcagcctttATTTCCTTATTGGACAACTATGAGACATCAACTGGTATAGCTGAAGTAGTGACTCCAGAAGAAATAGCTGAAAACAATAGTTTTCTTGATGCTATCTTAGCGACAGAAGTCATGAGGGTAAGGAATAGAGATCTCTTTTGGTCACTGAAAACATTGAATTAAAAAGTAAACTCTGTCTTGGTTTTCTATCCTTCAGCTAGCTCATGAATACCTGATTAAGAAAAACCTAGCAAAGCCAAAGCTTGCTGATTTCAAACATCAGCTCTATGACATCTGGTTCCAGCTCTAtgccaggaaaggaggagacaGGTATGTTTGATGGATATGCCACGAGTAACCCCTGGGCTGTTCTGATTTAGGTGAGTATCTGAGGGCCATCTGTTACACACAGAACTGGAAGGCAGCCTCAGAAtgacttcaaactgacagagagcagggctagattggatattaaggagaaatttttccctgtgagggtgggcaggccctggcacagggtgcccagattagctgtggctgccccatccctggaagtgtccaaggccaggctggatgaggctctgagtgacctgggctagtggaaggcGTCCCTGCCcattagatgatctttaaggtcccttccaaaccaaaccattccatgattctgtgaatgttgCCTAAATTAGGTGTTGAAGTCCTCCTACCAGATACCAAGTGTTGACCTTGGGGTACATCACTGCTGAATTGCCTCCAGCTGCACTTTCTGAACTTAATCACAGGCCTTTGATCACAGACATTCATCCACTCatttagctcagttggttaaaacttgcttgtaataatgccaaggttgtgggttcagtgctctgtgtgggccactgactgaagagttggacttgatgatccttgtgggtcccttccaactggagtctactctgtgattctgatcTTACCTCTTCAGTTTGAGTATGAGTCTATTTCAGGATGCAGTGCCAGAAACATTGCTAAAATCTGCATAAGCAGCAGTGATGCATCTGTGGCATTTACTATCAACCTGCACAATCAAATACAAATTCAGTCTTCATGGAGAGTTTATTGCGAGTTTTGTgcaaagtaagaaagaaaacccaacaaatcCAGACAGAAACTACTCACAAATCAACATAAGACAGATTGTGCATCTTCTCACCTTTTACCTCTGCCAATTTGAACTATTTGAACACATTAAAAGCTTACATGTTACTCTTTTCTTTATTACAGACCCGATTCTTGTGGTTTTGAACACGTTTTTGTTGGAGAAACGAGACGTGGCAAAGAGGTCTTAGGTTTGCACAACTGGGTGCAATTTTACCTCCAGGAAAAGCGCAACCAAATTGATTACAAGGGATATGTGGCTCGGAAGAACAAATCCAGGGTAAGAAGGAGCAGAGGGTGCCTTTCAAGAGATAAAAGCTGTGGTAGTGAAACGAGGCTCAGTGATGCAATCACAGGCTCAGCTGCTTTTAATGTTAATAAGTATATACAGTATGGAACTGTAGATAAACAATAAATACTACTCTGACTTCCAGATTTTTTGcaaaaaagtgctttaaaaagtaATGCTGGTGCTTACAGAATTGCACCACTCTTGAGGCCTGAGACAAATGACCATGTAAGGTCCAGAGGTGAGGGAGAATGTGCTCCAGCTGTGGCACCCTGGCACACCAAGGATGACTTAATCTTACACAGCTCTCAAAAAGCTGCAATCAGGAATGGTACCTGTCCTATCGCAGCTGTGTTTGAGATGAtcctcttgttttgtttgtgctttCAGCCCGACGAAGATGACCAAGTTCTGAGCATCCAGTTCAGCTGGAAGGGCTTGGTCAAGCCAATTGGAAGCACCTTCATTGGTGCCAGCCCCGAGTTCGAATTTGCCCTTTACACCATCATTTTCCTGCTGTCTGAAGAAAAAGTCACACGAGAGAGAGTGAAAATAGATGAGTatgagctgcaggtggtggtctGGCGCCATGGGCAGCACATTGGGACAGCATACCCAGTCCTGCTCAGCACTAGTGCTGGAGAGTCCTAGTTAGAGTGAGCAGGcaacatttctttcctttcagaagaAGTGGGGTGTGATGGCGAGGGACCAGACAGCAGAGAGAGTTAATGTGTTGATTTATACATCTTATTTCAAGTAAAAATTGATGACTCGCTCCCTTTTGGTCTGCAGTGTGGTGTTTAATCTGGTGTGCTGTGATTTAGTGTCTGACAAACCAGGAAACATTTTGCTGCTCACATCATCAAATTTACAATCAATTTACATCAGTCtccccctgctgctccagctggatccctatAAATCTACAGGGCCCTACTGGGATTCATCTGAGACTAAAGACGTCCCAGTTGACTGGAAACTGGCTAATGTTccaattttcaagaagggcaaggaGGTTGACCCTGGAAACTCCAGGCCTGTGAATGTcccttcagtgcctggtaaaattatggagaagattattctgggagggATTGAACACCTGAAGGACAATgcagtcactggtcacagccagcatggctttaTGAGTGGAAAGTCCTGCTtgtcaaacctgatttccttctatgacaatGTGACCCACTTGGCTGgtcaagggaagccagttgatggGATCCTTTGGGATTTCAGGAAAGCTTTGGATACTGtgtctcacaggatccttctggacagagtgcccagcccacagctggataaacacatcctgtggtgggtgagcaactggATCATGGGTTGGGCACAGAGGGTGACAGTGACTGGGGTGGCATCAGTCTTGTGACTGTCTGTAGTGGGTtcctcagggctccatccttggccctgtgctcttcaacatcttcatcaatgacctggacacaggactggaagggacacagcaagtttgcagatgatacaaaactgggaggagctgttgagtccctggaaaggagggaggccctgcagagagacctgaactgggcaatcaccaacccTGTGGAGTTTaacaaggggaagtgctggactctgcccctgggatggggcaaccctggatggacagacagacttggaatgagatgctggaaaactGTGCCAGGAAAGGGCCCTGAGGGTCCTGGTCCATGGccagtcagcagtgccctggagccaggagggacctccttgtcctggggggcatcaggcccagcatcaccagccggggcagagaggggattgtcctgctctgccctgcactggggcagcctcacctgcaatggggggacagtttggggggacacagTGTAAGGAAGGTAtaaagctcttagagagtgtccaaaggagggcagtgaagagGGTGAAGGGTCTGAGGGGAagtgtgtgaggacactgagggcacttggtgtgttcagctggagaagaggagactgaggggagacctcagtgcacGTACAACTTCCTCTGGAGGgccaggcactgatctctgctctggggaccagggacagcacccagagaattgcctgaaattgtgtcagtagagatttaggttggatattgggaaaaggttcttccccagagggtggtgggcactgaaacggctccccagggcagtggacaCAGAAcaaaggctgacagagctcaaagAGTGTTTGCATGATACTCTCAAGCACAGGGTGTTACTcctggggatggttctgtgcagggccaggagctggacctGATGATCCTTGGGAgtaccttccaactcagaatttTGTGTGACATTCTGTAAATGCCACACAGAGCAAGCCAAGGGTTCCTACAGCTGTGGAAACTGCACAAGGGGCTGCTCAGACCCTGGTACAAAGAAGGAACAACTGTGAGAACAGCAACAGAGAACCAACTGATAGACACTGTTGAACAAGTTCAACCTTCCCCGCAGGACCAAGTGTCCTGAGGGACAAGAAGACAGGCTGAACTCAGGCTCTGGTGAATATTTGAAACACATCTGAGGCAGATACTGGAAATGGTACAAACCCAGGGAGTTGTCACACAGAACATCTGCTCCCTGGGCTAGGAAACAACTCTGGAATGTGAAAGGCACTCAGTTTCCCTCAGGTTGGGGAACTTCCCTGCAGCCAAGGGCCCACAGGTCACACTGGAGGCCTTGACTGGTCTTGAGAGTCCTGTTTCATCTTGGCATAGGTGGCAGGGCAGAACTGAGAATAGAGCTgagccagcagagcctgggaggGGATCTCTAGCCTGGTCCTGTGGCTCATTTGATTCCATATGTGCACTGCATAGGTGTTCTTAAGCAGCTTGTGAAGCTCCAAGGCACTGGTTGCCTCAAATAACTTCTTCCAGTTCTGCCAGGGTATGGGATAAACAGCTTCTGGGGCAAGAGCCCTCACACCTTTGCAGCTCATGCTCCGGATAGTCCTGACAGAGCACCACTTCTTGAAAACACGCGTTAGGAGATCCGGGCCCTGGTGCCCCCAGATCCAGGCGTTGTAGTTCTTCACAAAGTCTTTCATGCAAAGCTCCATGAACTTGTGCTTGGGCTTAAAGGACAGAAAGGCCCCATTCAGCTCATCCTCACTCTGGATCCCCAAGGCATTGGTGAGGTTCTGTAAGTTCCTAAGCACAATGAAGTCTGTGTCGAGGTAGATGCCACCGAATTTCCACATGAGGACAAATCTGCAGGCGTCAGACAGGATGGGGATGGAATAAGGCTCCCAGCGCCTCAGAGGCCCCAAGTACCACTTTTGCAGAGGTGTTCCAGAAAAGAGTTCTGCCAAGTCCAGGGGCCGGATCTGCACATTGGGGAAGCAGCTCAGCAAGGAGAAAGCCCAGTGCTTGGGTAAGGAGCTGTTCCCTCTTGCCAAGCCCCTCAGGAGCACCACCACACTTGTCCCAGGGTGTGTCCTGGCCGCTGactccacagagcaggagaaCAGGTACCCTGGGTTAGTCTGCTCCGAGGTCTCCACGAAAAACACATTCCCTCTGGAAGGAGGGGACGCCCTGGCTGAGGGAAGGGACAAAGGCACGGAGCGAGCACAGCTGAATCCCTCAGGCAAGCTGTAGAGGGCACCGCCATAGGAGTCCTCCTCTATTCTCCAGTACAAGGTGAGGTAGGCAAGGGACATCAGCATgaagatgaggatgaggagagcTCTGCCCTTGCGGCTCAACAGCATCCTGGTCAGCTGCAGCAGGTAGCTGGGCATCCTGGGCATCCCCTCTGCAGCCAGAGCCTGCTCTCCTGAAGcagctggagggatctggagggGAGGAAAGCACAGACAGTGACAGATGGGGCAGCAGACCATGAGCCTTCCCTCAGAGCTGGGTACCGTCTTCATAGCAGTGCACAGCAAATTCTGAGAACCCCATTAGAGGGCGTTCTGGACATGAGACATGTGCAAAAGAACCCGGGGACGAGGAAACAGGACTGCTCCTTATGGATattcctggagctctgtcagcaggcactgtgtggagctgctgccctgatGAGGTTTTGTCTGCTTGTACACAACGTGTCCttccccccaaaccaaacacaagcCTCAGCCTCCCAAGGTGTTGAACAAGCAGTTGCTGGCTTTGGAAAGCAACCAGCCACCCCTACAGAGAGCCTGGTTCATTTTTCATGGCACTGTAGCCTGGGGAAAGGATCGATGGTGGGAGAGGAATGGATACAAGGCAGTGGCAGACAATAAGGACAAGAATTCCCTTGGTAAGGATAGTTTCAAGGCTGCTTCCCAACCCTGCAAAGTTCATGCTGGCTGTGACTTCCTCAGATCTCCCAATGGATCCTGGTGATGGATATGGAATCTTCCTACCCTCCTGCCCTCAATTCTCCTCTCTTCTTCTGGCAAAAGGGAGGGATGCAGAGGAAGAGATTATTAACAACGCAGCAACAAACAGGTAAATCATTCTAGCTACACTCTCAGTATTTGCATCAGCATCTctgccctttccttcccttAAAGTGAAGTTCAAGCAGAACCAGCACCTCCTGGGCCCATCACTGAGGCCCCAAAGGTCAGTGAACAAAGGCACacaaagaagcagcaaggaaaCATTGTGGTGTTTTAGCACCACAGGAAATGGCCCCAatttgtgccagggaaggtttagagTGGCCACTGAGAGACTTTTACTCACTGAAAGAGTTACACAGCATtggcacagactgcccaggaaagtggtcgTCATCCCTGAAGGTGTATCACAGACaagcagatgtggcacttaggagCTTGCTTTAGCTGTGGACTTGGCAGAGCAAAGTTTGGGGTTGGACCCAAAGAAAGCAGGAAActcctctgtccctgctttCAAGACAGCAGAGAAT from Pithys albifrons albifrons isolate INPA30051 chromosome 3, PitAlb_v1, whole genome shotgun sequence includes these protein-coding regions:
- the ENDOU gene encoding uridylate-specific endoribonuclease isoform X1 — protein: MASGKVLNHELSKLFSEMWDLDVHRLTPGRDYTIDVQGKAGPAQPGDSAVQDNAARHLFHHVNEELLKSIKTFATFISLLDNYETSTGIAEVVTPEEIAENNSFLDAILATEVMRLAHEYLIKKNLAKPKLADFKHQLYDIWFQLYARKGGDRPDSCGFEHVFVGETRRGKEVLGLHNWVQFYLQEKRNQIDYKGYVARKNKSRPDEDDQVLSIQFSWKGLVKPIGSTFIGASPEFEFALYTIIFLLSEEKVTRERVKIDEYELQVVVWRHGQHIGTAYPVLLSTSAGES
- the ENDOU gene encoding uridylate-specific endoribonuclease isoform X2 encodes the protein MWDLDVHRLTPGRDYTIDVQGKAGPAQPGDSAVQDNAARHLFHHVNEELLKSIKTFATFISLLDNYETSTGIAEVVTPEEIAENNSFLDAILATEVMRLAHEYLIKKNLAKPKLADFKHQLYDIWFQLYARKGGDRPDSCGFEHVFVGETRRGKEVLGLHNWVQFYLQEKRNQIDYKGYVARKNKSRPDEDDQVLSIQFSWKGLVKPIGSTFIGASPEFEFALYTIIFLLSEEKVTRERVKIDEYELQVVVWRHGQHIGTAYPVLLSTSAGES
- the A4GALT gene encoding lactosylceramide 4-alpha-galactosyltransferase, which gives rise to MPRMPSYLLQLTRMLLSRKGRALLILIFMLMSLAYLTLYWRIEEDSYGGALYSLPEGFSCARSVPLSLPSARASPPSRGNVFFVETSEQTNPGYLFSCSVESAARTHPGTSVVVLLRGLARGNSSLPKHWAFSLLSCFPNVQIRPLDLAELFSGTPLQKWYLGPLRRWEPYSIPILSDACRFVLMWKFGGIYLDTDFIVLRNLQNLTNALGIQSEDELNGAFLSFKPKHKFMELCMKDFVKNYNAWIWGHQGPDLLTRVFKKWCSVRTIRSMSCKGVRALAPEAVYPIPWQNWKKLFEATSALELHKLLKNTYAVHIWNQMSHRTRLEIPSQALLAQLYSQFCPATYAKMKQDSQDQSRPPV